A region from the Stutzerimonas stutzeri genome encodes:
- a CDS encoding tetratricopeptide repeat protein, which translates to MTYLPRRNEVSPDQLPDMLVGEPREAARTILAAAETGLADAQVMLGQILLEGRGIQRDPVLAVRWFRIARAQGNAMAHNMLGRCLEHGWGCNPAPSAAASEYRKAAEQGLDWAMYNLANLFATGRGVAQDQAQALALYRQAATLGHAKSMNLLGRYLEEGLVVPADPAAALEWYRRAAEAGDFRGQFSYAAVLITQQQWDEARRWLIQALATGHLNFLRKARDELLAVRIEHIADITMAYVARCADIGDQGDRLLAREITTTRPDLLEPDA; encoded by the coding sequence GTGACCTACCTACCTCGCCGTAACGAAGTATCGCCCGACCAGTTGCCCGACATGCTGGTGGGCGAACCACGAGAGGCGGCTCGGACCATCCTCGCCGCCGCCGAAACCGGCCTGGCGGACGCCCAGGTGATGCTCGGCCAGATTTTGCTGGAGGGCCGAGGGATACAGCGCGATCCGGTGCTGGCCGTTCGTTGGTTTCGCATCGCCCGCGCGCAAGGCAATGCGATGGCGCACAACATGCTCGGCCGTTGCCTGGAGCACGGCTGGGGCTGCAATCCGGCCCCGTCGGCCGCTGCCAGCGAATACCGCAAGGCAGCCGAACAGGGTCTCGACTGGGCCATGTACAACCTGGCCAACCTGTTTGCCACTGGCCGCGGCGTCGCGCAGGATCAGGCGCAAGCCTTGGCGCTGTATCGCCAGGCAGCAACGCTGGGCCATGCGAAGTCGATGAATCTGCTGGGGCGTTACCTGGAAGAAGGACTGGTGGTGCCCGCCGATCCTGCCGCAGCCCTCGAGTGGTATCGACGCGCTGCCGAAGCCGGTGATTTTCGCGGTCAGTTCAGTTACGCCGCGGTGCTGATCACTCAACAGCAGTGGGACGAAGCGCGTCGCTGGTTGATCCAGGCATTGGCGACCGGACACTTGAATTTCTTGCGCAAGGCGCGGGACGAGCTGTTGGCGGTGCGTATCGAACACATTGCCGACATCACCATGGCGTACGTCGCCCGCTGCGCCGATATCGGTGACCAGGGCGACCGACTGCTTGCCCGGGAGATCACTACGACACGCCCTGATCTGCTTGAGCCCGACGCCTGA
- a CDS encoding Fe2+-dependent dioxygenase, with product MLLHIPAIFSPDEVKRIRSALEQAPWADGKVTAGYQSAKAKHNLQLPDDSPLAREISEAMLQRLWQNPLFMSAALPNKVFPPLFNCYTGGGSFGYHIDNAIRQVKNSPERVRTDVSSTLFFSDPDSYDGGELVIQDTYGAQRVKFAAGDLVLYPSTSLHKVEPVTRGARIASFFWTQSLVRDDGQRTLLYEMDQAIQQLTRDVPDHPSLVQLTGTYHNLLRRWSDV from the coding sequence ATGCTTCTGCACATACCCGCCATCTTCAGCCCCGACGAAGTCAAACGTATCCGCAGCGCGTTGGAGCAAGCCCCCTGGGCTGACGGCAAGGTCACGGCCGGCTATCAATCCGCCAAAGCCAAGCACAACCTGCAATTGCCTGACGACTCCCCGCTGGCACGGGAGATCTCCGAGGCCATGCTGCAGCGTCTTTGGCAGAACCCGCTGTTCATGTCCGCCGCGCTCCCGAACAAGGTCTTTCCACCGCTGTTCAACTGCTACACCGGAGGCGGCTCGTTCGGTTACCACATCGACAATGCCATCCGGCAGGTGAAGAACAGCCCGGAGCGCGTCCGCACCGATGTGTCGTCAACGCTGTTCTTCAGCGATCCGGACAGCTACGACGGCGGCGAGCTGGTCATTCAGGACACCTACGGCGCTCAGCGGGTCAAGTTTGCCGCCGGCGACCTGGTGCTCTACCCGTCGACCAGCCTGCACAAAGTCGAGCCGGTCACCCGTGGCGCACGCATCGCTTCATTCTTCTGGACGCAGAGCCTGGTTCGCGATGATGGACAGCGGACCCTGCTCTACGAGATGGACCAGGCGATTCAGCAGCTGACTCGCGACGTACCGGACCATCCCTCGCTCGTTCAACTGACCGGCACGTACCACAACCTGCTGCGTCGTTGGTCGGACGTCTAA
- a CDS encoding TonB-dependent receptor: MSMSLDRPASTPRLLATAVGVAITGMSAAQLAQADQTAPLSLGTTTVTGDAVDGHYKVDQAQSSKYTAPLRDTPRSVTVVPQQVLKDTNSLNLQDALRTVPGITMGAGEGGNPTGDRPFIRGFDSQSSMYLDGVRDTGAQSREIFAVEAIEVVKGSDSAMGGRNSAGGSINLVSKKAHLGNSLDGGFTWGSDQTQRYTLDGNYQFNETSAGRLNLMSHESNVAGRDAVNNDRWGLAASLAFGLGTPTRLFLDHYHMENDDLPDSGIPYTLSANRSSANPDKPTDGGDSSNYYGLKDRDFSKGRADTSTIAVEHDLNDNLTIKNTLRHGSSMQDYIWSQPDDSKGNVANDLVFRRANQRVSNTTSTINQTELFGETVIAGFKNSFSFGVEFGRENADRSGYNLAGTSAGTCTPALIASGDCTSLSNPNYNQAYTGTITRNYYGTETDADTRALWAFDTLELTQQWLLSMGVRYDYFDTSAKTTAASGVTRIEDTSEFVTGQLGLVYKPVENGSIYVSYATSATPPGSTLGEGVESNGLANGNGTVGSLASDMEPEETTNYEIGTKWDLLDNRLSLGAAVFRTEKDNARVLASNYTYENVGKTRVDGYELTATGRLTRKWNVFAGYSYLDSELVEGGAVGNRAGAVTSQSNPDNGNQLPNTPNHSFSLWTTYDVTEKFAVGGGAFYVDEVYGNTANSLLVDSYWRYDAMASYKVNKNLDLQVNVQNLTDETYYDKAYGAHYASQAAGRTALLSTNFHF, translated from the coding sequence ATGTCGATGTCCTTGGATCGCCCTGCTTCAACTCCTCGCTTGCTCGCCACGGCCGTAGGTGTGGCTATCACTGGCATGTCCGCTGCGCAACTGGCGCAGGCTGACCAGACCGCGCCGCTCAGCCTCGGTACCACGACGGTAACGGGCGATGCTGTAGACGGCCACTACAAGGTCGATCAGGCGCAGTCATCCAAGTACACCGCTCCGCTTCGCGATACGCCTCGTTCGGTCACTGTCGTACCTCAGCAGGTGTTGAAGGACACCAATTCACTGAACCTGCAGGACGCCCTGCGCACGGTGCCAGGCATCACCATGGGTGCGGGCGAAGGCGGTAATCCCACCGGGGACCGTCCGTTCATTCGCGGTTTTGATTCCCAGAGCAGCATGTACCTCGACGGTGTGCGTGACACCGGCGCTCAGAGCCGCGAAATTTTCGCTGTCGAAGCGATAGAAGTGGTCAAGGGTTCCGACTCTGCCATGGGCGGGCGCAACTCGGCTGGCGGCAGCATCAACCTGGTGAGCAAGAAGGCGCACCTCGGCAACTCGCTTGACGGTGGATTCACCTGGGGTTCCGATCAGACCCAGCGCTACACCCTCGATGGCAATTACCAGTTCAACGAAACCTCGGCAGGCCGGTTGAACCTGATGAGCCACGAGAGCAACGTCGCGGGTCGCGACGCGGTCAATAACGACCGTTGGGGTCTCGCTGCGTCGCTGGCCTTTGGGCTGGGTACGCCGACCCGTCTGTTCCTCGACCATTACCACATGGAAAACGATGACCTGCCCGACTCCGGTATCCCTTATACCTTGTCGGCCAATCGCAGCTCGGCCAACCCAGACAAGCCTACCGATGGCGGCGATAGCAGTAACTATTACGGCCTGAAAGACCGCGACTTCTCCAAGGGCCGCGCCGATACCTCGACAATTGCGGTCGAGCACGACCTGAACGATAACCTGACGATCAAGAACACGCTGCGTCACGGCAGTTCCATGCAGGACTACATCTGGAGCCAGCCGGACGACAGCAAGGGCAACGTTGCCAATGACTTGGTCTTCCGCCGTGCGAACCAGCGCGTCAGCAACACGACCAGCACGATCAACCAGACCGAGCTGTTTGGCGAAACCGTGATTGCCGGCTTCAAGAACAGTTTCTCCTTTGGCGTCGAGTTTGGCCGCGAGAATGCGGACCGCTCCGGTTACAACCTGGCGGGCACCAGTGCTGGGACCTGTACACCCGCGCTCATCGCCTCGGGCGATTGCACCTCGTTATCGAACCCGAACTACAACCAGGCCTACACGGGCACCATCACTCGCAATTACTACGGTACCGAAACCGATGCCGATACCCGTGCGCTGTGGGCATTCGACACCCTGGAACTGACCCAGCAGTGGCTGTTGAGCATGGGCGTGCGCTATGACTATTTCGACACCAGCGCCAAGACCACTGCGGCTAGTGGCGTCACTCGCATCGAAGACACCAGCGAGTTCGTCACCGGTCAGTTGGGTCTGGTCTACAAGCCTGTCGAGAACGGCAGCATCTATGTCTCCTATGCGACTTCTGCGACGCCACCCGGCTCGACGCTGGGCGAAGGTGTCGAGTCCAACGGCTTGGCTAATGGCAACGGCACTGTCGGTAGCCTCGCCAGCGACATGGAGCCGGAAGAGACCACCAACTATGAGATCGGGACCAAGTGGGACCTGCTCGATAACCGCCTGTCCCTGGGGGCTGCAGTGTTCCGTACAGAGAAGGACAACGCCCGAGTACTGGCAAGCAACTACACCTACGAGAACGTCGGCAAGACTCGGGTGGATGGCTACGAGCTGACCGCGACCGGTCGCCTGACCCGCAAATGGAATGTGTTTGCCGGTTACAGCTATCTCGACAGTGAACTCGTAGAAGGCGGCGCGGTAGGCAATCGCGCGGGAGCTGTCACCAGCCAGTCGAACCCCGATAACGGCAACCAGCTGCCGAACACGCCAAACCATAGCTTCAGCCTTTGGACCACCTATGACGTGACCGAGAAGTTTGCGGTAGGCGGCGGTGCGTTCTATGTCGATGAGGTTTACGGCAACACTGCGAACTCATTGTTGGTCGACTCTTACTGGCGCTACGACGCAATGGCCAGCTACAAGGTGAACAAGAACTTGGATTTGCAGGTAAACGTGCAGAACCTGACGGACGAGACCTACTACGACAAGGCATACGGCGCGCACTACGCCAGCCAGGCCGCAGGCCGCACGGCATTGCTGAGCACGAACTTTCACTTCTGA
- a CDS encoding sulfite reductase subunit alpha → MCMALAVWLFWWHPSRAVSALMVLAAYVGVCLHIWHHHRKHTQPSAAALAPGSLLIGYASQGGQARDLAERSAEQLRDAGLTVDVRPLSAVDPIALTKQRRALFILSTYGEGEAPDNAARFEQRLLQQKLVLSDLEFALLALGDRQYAHFCGFARRIDARLRALGALPLFDRLEADRADPGTLRHWQHQLGHISGRSDFTDWQPAPYQPWRLQSRTLLNPGSQGAPVYQLTLCPQGEVPQWQAGDIAEVGPRHDQLEVDQWLRQLGVDPEATVDGKQTIAAALAARRWPAERARLQGCDLDTLLALPPLPHREYSIASIPAEGHVRLLVREARHQDGRLGLGSGWLCRHAELGRSIDLRIRSNPSFHGVDPLTPMILIGNGTGLAGLRAHLRERATTPGSRNWLMFGERNAAHDQLLREELEGWLHAGHLERLDLAFSRDQTDKIYVQHLLRDAADDLRQWLNEGAALYICGSLEGMGREVQQILSGILGEAQLQTLAEQGRYRRDLY, encoded by the coding sequence ATGTGCATGGCGCTTGCCGTTTGGCTGTTCTGGTGGCACCCATCCCGAGCCGTTTCCGCTCTGATGGTTCTCGCAGCCTATGTCGGCGTTTGTCTGCATATCTGGCATCACCATCGAAAGCACACACAACCTTCAGCCGCGGCTCTTGCGCCCGGCAGCTTGCTGATTGGCTATGCCAGCCAAGGCGGCCAAGCGCGTGACTTGGCCGAACGCAGTGCCGAACAATTGCGCGATGCCGGGCTCACGGTAGACGTCCGGCCTTTGAGCGCTGTGGACCCGATAGCGCTGACCAAACAGCGCCGAGCCTTGTTCATCCTGAGCACCTACGGAGAAGGCGAAGCACCGGACAACGCGGCGCGCTTCGAGCAGCGCCTTTTGCAACAAAAGCTGGTGCTGTCGGACCTGGAGTTCGCCCTGCTCGCGCTCGGCGACCGGCAATACGCCCACTTCTGCGGATTCGCCCGACGAATCGACGCCCGCCTGCGCGCACTCGGCGCACTGCCGTTATTCGATCGACTGGAGGCTGATCGCGCGGACCCCGGCACGCTGCGTCATTGGCAACACCAGCTTGGCCATATCAGCGGCCGCAGCGACTTCACTGACTGGCAACCGGCGCCGTACCAACCCTGGAGGCTGCAGAGCCGAACCCTGCTCAACCCAGGCAGCCAGGGGGCCCCGGTTTATCAGCTGACCCTGTGCCCTCAAGGTGAGGTGCCGCAATGGCAAGCGGGCGACATTGCCGAGGTCGGTCCTCGCCACGACCAACTCGAAGTGGATCAATGGCTTCGTCAGCTGGGCGTCGACCCAGAGGCGACTGTAGACGGTAAGCAAACCATCGCCGCCGCTCTTGCCGCCCGGCGCTGGCCAGCGGAGCGTGCACGTCTGCAAGGCTGCGATCTGGACACGCTTCTGGCCTTGCCACCCCTGCCCCACCGGGAATACTCCATCGCTTCGATCCCTGCCGAAGGCCATGTACGGCTATTGGTGCGTGAGGCCCGGCATCAGGATGGCCGCCTCGGGCTGGGTTCAGGTTGGCTGTGCCGACATGCAGAACTGGGCAGGTCTATCGACCTCCGTATCCGGTCAAACCCCAGCTTTCATGGCGTCGATCCGTTAACGCCGATGATCCTGATCGGCAACGGAACTGGCCTGGCTGGTCTGCGCGCCCACCTGCGCGAACGTGCGACGACGCCTGGCTCGCGCAACTGGCTGATGTTCGGCGAACGCAACGCGGCACATGACCAGCTCTTGCGCGAAGAGCTGGAAGGCTGGCTGCACGCTGGCCATCTGGAGCGGCTTGACCTCGCGTTTTCCCGCGACCAAACGGACAAAATCTACGTTCAGCACTTGCTCCGCGATGCGGCGGATGACCTTCGCCAATGGCTCAACGAAGGCGCGGCGCTCTATATATGCGGCAGCCTCGAAGGCATGGGCCGAGAAGTGCAGCAGATCCTTAGCGGCATCCTGGGTGAGGCGCAGCTGCAAACGCTGGCAGAACAGGGCCGCTATCGACGCGACCTGTATTAA
- a CDS encoding DUF4198 domain-containing protein, with protein MKPMLKWTALALAVCLPLSAQAHRAWMLPSATVLSGEDPWVTVDAAVSNDLFYFEHFPMRLKGIGVDNAPAGGPQGMRRPVPELQLIAPDDSQLKAENGNLGRYRTTFDLHLTQKGTYKLAVANDGLFASWKENGETRRWMGTADSFAKDVPAKAEDLKVAQTSSRMEVFVTSGNPTEDVLTPTGKGLELSPVTHPNDLFAGEAAEFVFLLDGKPASDVEISVIPGGNRYRDELGEIKAKTDTQGKVSITWPNAGMYWLEAELKTDKGVAKPATERRASYSATLEVLPQ; from the coding sequence ATGAAACCGATGCTCAAATGGACCGCCCTGGCGCTGGCCGTCTGCCTGCCGCTGTCGGCTCAGGCGCACCGCGCCTGGATGCTGCCGTCCGCAACCGTGTTGTCAGGAGAAGATCCGTGGGTGACCGTCGACGCAGCCGTCTCCAATGATTTGTTCTACTTCGAGCATTTCCCGATGCGCCTCAAGGGCATCGGCGTCGACAACGCACCGGCTGGCGGCCCCCAGGGCATGCGCCGTCCGGTCCCGGAACTGCAACTGATCGCGCCAGACGACTCGCAGCTCAAAGCCGAGAACGGCAACCTCGGGCGCTACCGCACAACCTTCGACCTGCACCTGACCCAGAAAGGTACCTACAAACTGGCGGTCGCCAATGACGGTCTGTTCGCCAGCTGGAAGGAAAACGGTGAAACTCGCCGCTGGATGGGCACTGCCGACAGCTTCGCCAAGGATGTTCCGGCCAAGGCCGAAGACCTCAAGGTCGCTCAGACCAGCAGCCGGATGGAAGTATTCGTGACCTCTGGCAATCCGACCGAAGACGTGCTGACACCCACAGGCAAGGGCCTCGAACTGTCTCCTGTCACGCACCCAAACGATCTGTTTGCAGGCGAAGCCGCTGAATTCGTCTTCCTGCTCGACGGCAAACCGGCTTCGGACGTGGAAATCAGCGTGATTCCAGGCGGCAACCGCTATCGCGACGAGCTGGGCGAGATCAAGGCGAAGACCGACACGCAGGGGAAGGTCAGCATCACCTGGCCGAATGCCGGCATGTACTGGCTGGAAGCCGAGCTGAAGACCGATAAAGGCGTGGCCAAGCCCGCCACCGAACGCCGGGCCAGCTACAGCGCAACGCTTGAGGTACTACCACAGTAA
- a CDS encoding DUF2271 domain-containing protein encodes MRKSLLLPLALLSSPLMAAELQVTVEIPRLQVAEYHRPYVAIWLEKPDQSHVADLAVWYDMKMKDNEGQKWLKDLRHWWRRSGRSLEMPVDGISSATRAVGSHTLSFDSDKAPLRDMPPGDYRLVVEAAREVGGRELLRVPFSWPASEQQSHQAQGESELGAVSLTLKP; translated from the coding sequence ATGCGCAAGTCGTTGCTGCTGCCCCTCGCTCTGCTCAGCTCGCCGCTGATGGCAGCCGAGCTTCAAGTAACGGTCGAAATTCCCCGATTGCAGGTGGCGGAATATCACCGCCCTTACGTCGCGATATGGCTGGAGAAACCCGACCAGAGCCATGTGGCCGACCTGGCGGTCTGGTACGACATGAAGATGAAGGATAACGAAGGCCAGAAGTGGCTGAAGGATTTGCGACATTGGTGGCGCCGTAGCGGCCGCAGCCTGGAAATGCCGGTGGACGGCATCAGCTCGGCCACCCGCGCCGTTGGCAGCCACACCCTGAGTTTCGACAGCGACAAAGCACCTCTCAGAGATATGCCGCCGGGCGACTATCGTCTGGTCGTCGAGGCCGCGCGTGAAGTTGGGGGGCGCGAACTGCTGCGCGTTCCGTTCAGCTGGCCTGCCTCTGAGCAGCAAAGCCATCAAGCCCAGGGCGAAAGCGAACTGGGCGCCGTTTCCCTAACGCTCAAACCCTGA
- a CDS encoding PepSY-associated TM helix domain-containing protein: MQPWLGTLRQWHWISSALCLVGMLLFAITGITLNHAAQIEAHPAVTERQAQLPAALHKQLLAQSPESGVPDALRQWIESELGVDLADRSAEWSDGELYIALPRPGGDAWLSLTLESGEVLYESTDRGWVSYLNDLHKGRNTGAAWSWFIDIFAGVCVLFSLTGLLLLQRHATGRPSTWPLVGLGLIVPVLLALLFIH, translated from the coding sequence ATGCAACCCTGGCTTGGCACGCTCCGCCAATGGCATTGGATCAGCTCTGCGCTGTGCTTGGTCGGCATGCTGCTGTTTGCGATCACCGGGATCACGCTCAATCACGCCGCGCAAATCGAGGCGCACCCCGCCGTGACCGAACGCCAGGCTCAACTACCGGCAGCGCTGCACAAGCAACTCCTGGCGCAGTCGCCGGAGAGTGGCGTGCCTGATGCGTTGCGCCAGTGGATCGAAAGCGAGCTTGGCGTCGATCTCGCCGACCGCTCGGCCGAATGGTCCGATGGCGAACTCTATATCGCCCTGCCCCGCCCCGGCGGAGATGCCTGGCTCAGCCTGACGCTGGAAAGCGGCGAAGTGCTGTACGAGTCCACCGACCGCGGCTGGGTGTCCTATCTCAATGACCTCCACAAGGGTCGCAATACGGGTGCGGCCTGGAGTTGGTTCATCGACATCTTCGCAGGCGTTTGCGTGCTGTTCAGCCTCACCGGCTTGTTGCTGCTGCAGCGCCACGCAACCGGGCGCCCTTCCACTTGGCCCCTGGTCGGCCTGGGCCTGATCGTTCCAGTGCTGCTGGCACTGCTGTTCATTCACTGA
- a CDS encoding SIMPL domain-containing protein (The SIMPL domain is named for its presence in mouse protein SIMPL (signalling molecule that associates with mouse pelle-like kinase). Bacterial member BP26, from Brucella, was shown to assemble into a channel-like structure, while YggE from E. coli has been associated with resistance to oxidative stress.) — MFVTLPRSVALLACIACLPAVADEQHYNQISLRAEATSEVAQDRMHVTLYSEAQHEDPAQLAAETTRTMNKALERARQAKGVVVSQGSRSSYPVYEEKGQQITAWRERAELRLESGDFAKLSKLTGELMQDLKMGGMQFSVSDAIRKQNEDALLKDAVAAFRARAQLATEALGGSDYRIVSLNLSSGGGYQPEMRNFAMKSMDAAPAPDIEAGTRQISINADGVIEVQMP; from the coding sequence ATGTTCGTGACCCTACCTCGCAGCGTTGCGCTGCTCGCCTGTATCGCCTGCCTTCCCGCTGTCGCCGACGAGCAGCACTACAACCAGATCTCGCTACGCGCCGAAGCGACCAGCGAGGTCGCCCAGGACCGCATGCATGTCACGCTCTACAGCGAAGCGCAGCACGAAGATCCCGCGCAACTGGCCGCAGAGACCACCCGGACCATGAACAAGGCGCTTGAACGCGCCCGGCAAGCGAAAGGCGTGGTGGTCAGTCAGGGTAGCCGAAGCAGCTATCCGGTCTACGAAGAGAAAGGCCAGCAGATCACCGCCTGGCGCGAACGTGCCGAGCTGCGGCTGGAAAGCGGCGATTTTGCCAAGCTGTCCAAGCTGACCGGCGAGTTGATGCAAGACCTCAAAATGGGCGGTATGCAGTTCAGCGTTTCCGATGCGATCCGCAAGCAGAACGAAGACGCATTGCTCAAGGATGCGGTCGCCGCCTTCCGTGCCCGCGCGCAACTGGCCACCGAGGCCTTGGGCGGCAGCGATTACCGAATCGTCAGCCTCAACCTGTCGAGCGGTGGCGGCTACCAGCCGGAAATGCGCAACTTCGCAATGAAGAGCATGGACGCCGCGCCCGCCCCCGACATCGAGGCCGGCACTCGCCAGATCAGCATCAACGCCGACGGCGTGATCGAAGTGCAGATGCCCTGA
- a CDS encoding ATP-binding protein, which translates to MYASVHLLSASRQNLRLLILIRILVLAAQAGAVGLAYATQLFGLPWFHLGVTLAVSAMICLGTALRLRGPWPVTELEYAVHLATDLLIHSALLYYSGGSTNPFVSYYLVPLTIAAATLPWLYSVVLSGLALAGYTLMLVWYDPVIVPPVDRTTLLVYGMWLSFALAAALITFFVARMAEQLRRQEQLQAQRREESMRDQQLLAVATQAAGAAHELGTPLATMSVLLKELRQEYPQPELNDDLALLQSQVQLCKESLRQLVRAAEADRRQAVVEQTVREWVESVLQRWHLMRPEATYRFQCLGKGSPPRLMPPADLGQSLLNLLNNATDANPDNLDIRLDWDAQWIRLTIRDHGAGVPLAIAEQIGRPFITTKGKGFGLGLFLSQASVTRAGGTVKLYNHEEGGTLTELRLPHGSMRA; encoded by the coding sequence ATGTACGCATCCGTTCATCTGCTGTCCGCCAGCCGCCAAAACCTCCGCCTGCTCATCCTGATCCGCATTCTCGTGCTCGCTGCTCAGGCGGGTGCGGTAGGGCTTGCCTACGCCACGCAACTGTTCGGGCTGCCATGGTTTCATCTCGGCGTGACCCTGGCCGTGTCGGCGATGATTTGCCTGGGTACGGCATTGCGTCTGCGCGGCCCCTGGCCGGTGACCGAACTCGAGTATGCCGTGCACCTGGCCACCGACCTGCTGATCCACAGTGCCTTGCTGTACTACTCGGGCGGCTCGACCAACCCGTTCGTTTCCTATTACCTGGTGCCGTTGACCATCGCTGCGGCGACGCTGCCTTGGTTGTATTCGGTCGTGTTGTCCGGTCTTGCCCTGGCTGGCTACACGCTGATGCTGGTGTGGTATGACCCGGTGATCGTGCCGCCGGTCGATCGCACCACCTTGCTGGTTTACGGGATGTGGCTGAGCTTCGCCCTGGCGGCGGCGTTGATCACTTTTTTCGTGGCGCGCATGGCCGAGCAGTTGCGACGTCAGGAACAGCTCCAGGCCCAGCGCCGCGAGGAGAGCATGCGCGATCAGCAATTGCTGGCGGTGGCCACCCAGGCCGCAGGCGCTGCGCACGAGCTGGGCACACCCTTGGCCACCATGAGCGTGCTGCTCAAGGAGCTGCGCCAGGAGTATCCGCAGCCTGAGTTGAACGATGACCTGGCCCTGCTGCAGTCGCAGGTGCAGCTGTGCAAGGAAAGCTTGCGCCAGCTGGTACGCGCCGCCGAGGCCGATCGTCGTCAGGCCGTCGTCGAGCAGACCGTGCGCGAGTGGGTCGAATCGGTGCTGCAGCGCTGGCATCTGATGCGCCCGGAGGCGACCTATCGCTTCCAGTGCCTGGGCAAGGGCTCCCCGCCGCGCCTGATGCCGCCTGCCGACCTCGGGCAATCGCTGCTCAACCTGCTGAACAACGCCACCGATGCCAACCCGGACAATCTGGATATTCGCCTGGACTGGGACGCGCAGTGGATCAGACTGACCATCCGTGACCACGGTGCCGGAGTGCCGCTGGCCATCGCCGAGCAGATCGGCAGGCCCTTCATCACCACCAAGGGCAAGGGGTTCGGCCTCGGCCTGTTTCTGAGCCAGGCCAGCGTGACCCGCGCGGGCGGAACGGTGAAGCTTTACAATCACGAAGAGGGTGGCACCCTGACCGAACTGCGCCTGCCGCATGGTTCGATGCGGGCCTGA
- a CDS encoding response regulator transcription factor produces MTEELQHEGEEQPHLLLVDDDPTFTRVMARAMSRRGLHVSIAGSAEEGLEMAKQELPDYAVLDLKMDGDSGLVLLPKLLELDPEMKVLILTGYSSIATAVEAIKRGACNYLCKPADADDVLAALLSKHADLDTLVPENPMSVDRLQWEHIQRVLGEHDGNISATARALGMHRRTLQRKLQKRPVRR; encoded by the coding sequence ATGACCGAAGAGTTGCAGCACGAAGGCGAAGAACAGCCCCACCTGTTGCTGGTAGATGACGACCCCACGTTTACCCGGGTCATGGCACGCGCCATGAGCCGGCGTGGTCTGCACGTCAGTATCGCCGGCTCGGCCGAAGAAGGCTTGGAGATGGCGAAGCAGGAGCTGCCTGATTACGCGGTGCTGGACCTGAAAATGGACGGCGACTCCGGCCTGGTTCTGCTGCCCAAGCTGCTCGAGCTCGATCCGGAAATGAAGGTGCTGATCCTGACCGGCTATTCAAGCATTGCCACCGCCGTCGAGGCCATCAAGCGCGGGGCCTGCAACTACCTGTGCAAGCCTGCCGATGCCGACGACGTCCTCGCCGCGCTGCTGTCCAAACATGCCGACCTGGACACCCTGGTACCGGAAAACCCGATGTCGGTGGACCGGCTCCAGTGGGAGCACATTCAGCGTGTTCTCGGCGAGCACGACGGCAATATCTCCGCCACGGCCCGCGCGCTGGGCATGCACCGGCGGACCTTGCAACGCAAACTGCAGAAGCGCCCGGTACGGCGTTGA